In one window of Nicotiana tabacum cultivar K326 chromosome 12, ASM71507v2, whole genome shotgun sequence DNA:
- the LOC107832627 gene encoding uncharacterized protein LOC107832627, with product MDLDLALLNDKPAAITNSSSADEKFFHKAWERSNRLSLMFMQMNIANNIKSTIPQKESAREYLKFVEERFRSADKSLTGTLMAELTTMKFDGSHSMQNHIIEMTNIATRLQTLGMKVDDSFLVQFILNSLPPEYGPFQINYYTIKDK from the coding sequence ATGGATCTTGACTTGGCTCTGCTGAATGATAAGCCCGCTGCCATTACTAATTCGAGCAGTGCGGATGAGAAGTTTTTCCATAAAGCATGGGAACGCTCTAACAGGCTAAGCCTTATGTTTATGCAAATGAATATTGCCAACAACATTAAGAGTACTATTCCACAAAAAGAAAGTGCCAGGGAATACCTAAAGTTTGTGGAAGAACGTTTTCGTTCTGCAGATAAGTCTCTCACTGGTACACTAATGGCTGAACTCACGACCATGAAGTTTGATGGGTCGCATAGTATGCAAAACCATATCATCGAGATGACTAACATTGCAACAAGACTTCAGACCTTGGGGATGAAAGTGGATGATTCCTTCTTGGTTCAGTTTATTCTGAACTCGTTGCCTCCTGAGTATGGACCTTTTCAAATTAACTATTACACTATTAAGGATAAGTAG